A section of the Engystomops pustulosus chromosome 3, aEngPut4.maternal, whole genome shotgun sequence genome encodes:
- the LOC140120727 gene encoding interleukin-17F-like has product MENLTAPCKLTAALLFLGLAMLMSVQCVDLHHARKAACPPITKLPTTVKVTLNLTGHDSVHQSGDVRKRSTSPWDYSYDKNIYRNPMIIAEAKCDHAGCVDAQGNIDINLNSVPIKQEILVLLREMKGCSPVFKLEKKIVTVGCTCVRPLIQEQL; this is encoded by the exons ATGGAGAACCTGACAGCACCATGCAAG CTCACAGCCGCTCTTCTTTTCCTTGGACTCGCCATGTTGATGTCAGTCCAATGTGTGGATCTTCATCACGCCAGGAAAGCAGCGTGTCCGCCCATCACTAAATTGCCAACTACAGTGAAAGTCACCTTGAATTTGACAGGACATGACTCCGTCCACCAGAGCGGCGATGTAAGGAAGCGCTCCACCTCTCCATGGGATTACAG CTATGACAAAAACATCTACCGCAACCCTATGATCATCGCCGAGGCCAAGTGTGACCATGCCGGATGCGTGGACGCCCAAGGTAACATCGACATCAACCTAAACTCCGTCCCCATCAAGCAAGAAATCCTGGTCCTTCTCAGAGAGATGAAGGGGTGCAGCCCTGTCTTCAAACTGGAGAAGAAGATTGTGACGGTGGGGTGCACCTGCGTACGACCCCTCATCCAAGAGCAGCTATAG